The Jiangella sp. DSM 45060 genome contains the following window.
GTTGACGATGACGGAGTTGCGGTGCGCGCCGAGCCCGAGGTCGGGTGCGCCGACGCCGTGCGTGTGCAGCTCGGCGTTCTGCGCGAACAGCGTCGACGGCGCGCCGGAGGCCAGCGTCAGCCGGTAGTCCAGCGCGACCTCCGGCCGCCCGGCGTCGTCCAGTGCGACCAGCCCGGACGGCACCGGCAGCGGCGCCGGCTCGTGCCCCGTCCCCAGCACCACGACGTCGGTGTCGCGGGTGAACGCGCGGTCCTGGTCGCGGTGGTGCCAGCCGAGCCGCCAGCGCCGTCCGGGCAGCGGCGACGGCTCGATCGAGCGCAGCTCGCACGACCCCGCGTAGACGACCGGCGGGTCGGCGCGGTCGACCGTCGCCTCGTACAGCAGGTCGTAGATGCGTTCGCTGGTCTCGGCCGACAGGCCCTTGTAGAGCAGGTCCTGGCCGGCCCGGAGCTCGTCCCGGGTCGCCGGTGGCAGACCGTGGAAGTACGCCGTGTACTCGGGCGTGAAGTGCTCGAGCCCGAGCTTGGAGTACTCCATCGGCAGGAACCCGCGCGACCGCGTGAACCAGTCGACCGTCAGCCCGCCGGGCAGCCCGGCCTCGAGCAGGTCGGCGACGACCTCGCCGGCGCTCTGCCCGGACCCGACGACGGTGACGGCGGACGCGGTCACCGCCTTCTCGCGGTACGTCAGGTAGTTCTCGGTGTGGAAGACGTCCGCGCCCAGCACCTCGCGGGCGACGGCGGGGACGGACGGCCGGGTGCCGACGCCGAACACGACGGAGCGGGCCGTGTGCTGCGCGACGGCGCCGCCGGCGGTCTCGACGGTGACCCGCCAGCCGCCGCCGTCCGGCTCGACCGCCGTGACCCGCGTCCCGAACCGGCACGATGGCAGCGACTCGGCGACCCAGCGGGCGTACGCGTCGTACTCGGCCCGCGGCACGTGGAACCGCTCGTAGAAGTAGAACCGGTACAGCCGGCCGCGTTCGTGCAGGTAGTTGAGGAAGGACCACGGGCTGGTGGGGTCGGCCAGCGTCACGAGGTCGGCCAGGAACGGCACCTGCAGCGTGGTGCCCGGCAGCATGAGGCCGGGGTGCCAGGCGAACCGCGGCGCCGCCTCGAAGAACGCCGCGTCGACGTCGCCGACCGGGTCGAGCAGGGCCGCGAGGCCGAGGTTGAACGGCCCCAGCCCGACGCCGATGACGTCGTGGTGCGTCATGCCAGCACCCCCACCGCGGCGCGGTCGCCCGGCCAGCGCGCGTCGAACTCCGCCCGCTCACAGGCCAGGACGGCGGCCCGCTTCTCTGGCAGGTCGACCTCGCCCAGCGACGTCAGCCCGAGCCGGCGGCAGTAGGCCAGCATGCGCCCGTTGCGTACGTCGGGCTCGCAGACGGCGCGCTCGCCGCGGTTCAGCAGCCAGGCCAGCACGGCGCGTCCCATCAGCCGCGGCACGCCGGTGCCGAGCATCGACAGCGGCCCGACCAGCAGGTGGAACCCTTGATCGTCCGGGCGTGCGGGGTAGTGGGCGGCGAGGGCGTCCTCGGCCACGACGTAGGTCTCGACGTAGCCGAACGGGACCCCGCCGGCCGACACCAGCCACGGCCGCAGGTGCGTCAGCCCGGCCAGGTAGGCGTGGATCTCCGGTGTCGACACGCCCAGCTGCCACCACGGCACGACGTGCGAGCGGTTCATCCAGTCGTGGATCAGCTCGGTGTCGTCGGACGCCCGGACCGGCGTGAACGTCAGCTCGGTCGTCGCCCCTGGCAGCGTGACGGACCACGTCATAAGCCCACCCCCAGCAGCGGGTTCGGCAGCGTCACGTACACCGACTGGGTCGAGATGTCGCCGACCAGCTCGTCCATGTCGTGCGCCCTCGTCAGCAGGTTGGCCTTGCACGGCCAGCGCTCGTCGTCGAGCAGCCGGTCGAGCAGCGTGGCCGGGTAGCGCCCGCCGCGCGAGCGTTCCTCCGTCAGCACCCGGCGCAGGTGGCGCAGCAGCACGGTCTCGTCGACGCAGGGACCGAGCGCGTTGACGACGCCGAGCGTGAGGTTGACGAACAGGTAGTAGACCAGCCGCTCGTCGGCCAGGTCCTCCGGGAAGATCGACTCGGTGACCTCGCCCAGGCCGGGCACGACGGTGACGAGGTCGTCGTGCGCGGCGGCGCGGTGGAAGTAGCCCTGGCTGTCGCGGTACACGCCGCGCACCGGCCAGCCGTCGGTCAGCTCGACCAGCGTGTTCTGCTGGTGCGCCTCGAAGCACAGGCCGACGTCGAGGTAGAGCCGGACCAGCGACCGCACCACGACGTCGCAGAACCGGCCGAACCACTCGCGGGCGACGACGTGCTCGGCGCGGTGCTCGCGGCCGCTGATGGCCGCGATGATGGCGGCCAGCCGGCTGCTGCCGCCGTAAGGGTGGTCCTGGCAGAGCGTGGTGAGCGCGCTGACGTCGGAGGGGCCGTGGTGGTTCCAGCGGTTCTCCCGCAGCAGCACCGAGAACCCGTCCAGCGTGGCGCCGTCGCGGGCGACCGTGAGGTAGGCCGGATCCTGGACGAGGACGAAGTGCGGCGCGGCCTGCCTGGTGTGTTCGCCGATGACGGTGCGTGCCAGCGCCGCCGACTCCACGGCGCGGTCGAGCTCCTTCGGCAGCATCACCCGCATGGAGTTCGTCACGCGCACGTGCAGGCTGAACTTCAGCTGCCACGGCGCGTCGGCGCGGTACACCGTGCGCACCGACGTGGTGGGCAGGAACGGTGCGCCCCAGGCGCCGAGGTCGACGACAGCGCCGGTGTCGAACAGGTCCGCGGTGACGGGGTCGGCGGCCAGCCGGTCGGCCTCGTACGGGTGCGCCGGGATCAGGACCCGGTCTCCGCCGACGGCGTCGCGGGTCGCTCGCAGGGCGGCGTGGTCGACGGTGGGATCGTCGCGCAGCAGCGCCTCCGCCAGCTCCGGCGCCGGCGTGTCGAGGGCGCTGCCGTGCCGGACGAGGTCGCGGTCGACGGCCAGCCAGCGCAGCGCGAACCGGCCGCCGGTCTCGGGGGAGAACCGCAGCCGCTCGACGGCGCCCAGCTCGCCCCTGCTCTTCGGGGTCGGGTGCACCAGGTGCCCGAGCAGCAGCGCCTGCTCGGTCGCGGCGAACGGCAGCGGCTCGGCCGACCACAGCTGGTCGATCTCGTCCGCCCGGCCGTCGAGATACCCGGCGACCGCGGCGGCGCTGTCGAGGACCCGGGTGAGCAGCGGCTCGGTACGCAGCGCCGGCAGGGTGTCGGCGAGCAGGACGGCGAGCTGCGCCAACCCGACCGGCCGCGGCTCGGCGTCGGCGAGCTGGAGGAGCGCGGGCAGTTCCAGCTGGTGCCGGTAGGTCGCCGACACGCGGCGGACGCCGACCAGCAGGCGGGCGTTCCAGCGCGGCAGCGGGATGACGATGCGTGGTCCCGCGTTGTCGCCGGTCGTCGGGGAGTTTGTCGGTGGCTGACCGTAGAGTGAATGGCCCACCCGGCCGGGAGGGGCCTGCGCACCCGCGGCGTGAGTGTGACCGGTCGCCGAGCCTGCCGCGTTGCCGGTGCCCACGCCTGCCGCGTAGCCGGTGCTCGCGCCCGTGGCGTCTCTTGGACCTGCTCCTGTGGCGTGGTCGAGCGCGGTGCTCGTGCCCGCCGGATCGCCGGTCGTCGGGGAGTTTGTCGGTGGCTGACCGTAGAGTGAATGGCCCACCCGGCCGGGAGGGGTTCGCTCCGAGCTCGGCGACGAAGTCCGCTCCGAAGTCCGCTCCGAGATCGGCCCACCCAGGTCGCCGCCGGCAGGCTCGAACGTCCAGCCCGGCACCTCGCGCAGCCAGCACGCCAGCAGCGCGTGCGCCGTCGCGTCGTCGGCCGCCTGCGTGGGCGTGGGCGTCGGCGCGGCGGTCTCGAGCAGGCCGGTCACGCCGCCACCCCCACGGCGGCCGACGCCTCGGCGGAGATCGCGGCGAGCAGTGCGGCGACGTCGTCGTGGCTGGTCAGCGGGTTGGTGAAGGTGAGCTTCAGGGCGACGCGGCCGCGGTGACGGGTCCGGCCCACGACCGCCCGGCCCGACGCCAGCAGCCGCCGCTGCACGTCGACGTTCAGCTGGTCCAGCAGCGCCTCGTCGACGCCGTCGGGGCGGCAGCGGAACAGCACGGTCACCGTCTGCGGCGGCGCCACCAGCTCGAGGCCGGGACCGCGGCGGACCGCCTCGCCGGCCATCGCCGCGAGGTCGACCAGGTGCTCGACCAGCCCGGCCAGCCGCCGCCGGCCGGTGGCCCGCAGCGACACCAGGATCTTCAGCGCGTCGAACCGCCGCGACGTGTCCAGTGACCGGTCGACCAGGTTGAGGACGTCGTCGTCCTCGGTGCGGTTGAGGTAGTCGGCCGGCTCGCGCACACTGCCCAGCGACGCCGCGGCCCGGACCAGCAGCGCGCTCGCGCCGATCGGCTGCCACCAGAGCTTGTGCAGGTCGGCGGTGATGGAGTCGGCCCGCTCCAGCCCGGCGACCAGCGGCCGCAGCCGGTCGCTGAGCACCAGCGCCGACCCGACGGCCGCGTCGACGTGGAACCACGCGCCGCACGCGGCGGCACGGTCGGCCAGCGCGGTCAGAGGGTCGACGGCGCCGGTGTCGGTGGTGCCGGCGGTCCCGACGACGGCGATCGGCACGCCCCCGGTCTGGCCCAGCTGCGCAAGCGTCCGGTCCAGCGCGGCGACGTCCATGCGGCCGTCGTCGTCCGTGCCGACGGCGACGACGGCGTCGCGGCCCAGCCCCAGCACGGCGGCGGCCTGCCGGATGCTGACGTGCGCGCCGGCCGACGCGAGGATGCGCCACCGCGCGGCCCCGGCCGGCAGCCCGTTGACGTTCGCCCCACCGGCGGCGTGGTCGCGGGCGAGCAGCAGCCCGAGCAGGTTGGACGCCGTCCCGCCGGAGGTCAGCACCCCGGACGCGACCGCCGGCAGCCCGATCAGCGCGGCCAGCCGCCCGACCAGGCGGTCCTCGACGTACGTCGCCATCGGCGCCTGGTCGTAGGAGTCCATCGACTGGTTCGTCGCGGCGATCGCCACCTCCGCCGCGGCCGCCGTCAGCAGCGTCGGCGGGTGCAGGTGGGCGGCGCACCACGGGTCGGTGACCCGCGCGCCCTGCGCGAGCACCGTCCGGCCCACGTCCGCCAGCACCTCGCCGAGCGGCTCGGCGTCGTCCGGCAGGGGCTCGATGGCGGCGGCCGACTCGCGCAGCCGCGCCGGCCCGGCCGACGGGAACGGGCCACGCTCGTCCGTCGCGGCCAGGACGGCGAGCACCTCGGCGACGGCGTCGCGCAGCGCGTCGTGCGCCGCCGGGCTGCCGTCGAGGAAGAACGGCGCGCTCACCGCTCGGACCCGTCGTCGGCGTGGACGGCCCGCAGCGCCGCGCCGAACGCGTCGATCACGCGGTCGATCTCCTCGTCGGTGATGACCAGCGGCGGCAGGAACCGGACGACGGCGTCGTGCGTGCCGCCGACCTCGACGATGACGCCGCGCTCCAACATCGCGCGCTGGACGCGGCCGGCCAGCCAGCCGTCCGGTACCGGGACGCCGTCGGCGTCGACCACGCCCGGATCGACCAGCTCGGCGCCGGACATCAGGCCGCGGCCGCGCACGTGCCCGACCCGCGGGTCGTCCGCGGCGACCGTGAGCAGTCCTTCGGTCAGACGGCGGCCGGCCTCGCGGGCCCGCTGCGCCAGCCCGGCGCGGACCACCTCACGGATCGTCGCCGCGCCCGCCGCCAGCGCCAGCGTCTGCCCGCGGAACGTGCCCGCGTGCGCGCCCGGCTGCCAGCCGTCCAGCTCGCCACGGTGGACGACGACCGCCAGCGGCAGGCCGCCGCCGATCGCCTTCGACAGCACCAGGACGTCCGGGTCCAGCCCGATCGCGTCGCTGGCCCACAGGTCGCCGGTGCGGCCGAGCCCCGTCTGCACCTCGTCGGCGATGAGGACGGTGCCGGCGGCCCGGGTGCTGCGCCGGACGGTGGCGGCGAACGTCGCGGGCATGGGGTGCACGCCGCCCTCGCCCTGCACCGGCTCGGCGATGACGGCGGCCGGCGTCGCGATGCCGCTGAGGTCGTCCGCCAGTGCCCACTCGACCAGGCGGCCGGCCATCGCCGCGCCGTCCTCCAGGCCGAAGGGCGAGCGGAACGCCGTCGGAAACGGCAGGTGGTGGACATCGGGCAGCAGCGTGCCCAGCGGTTCCTTCACCGCTTTGCGGCCGGTGAGCGCGAGCGTGCCCTGCGTCATGCCGTGGTAGGCGCCGCCGAACGCGACCAGGCCGGACCGGCCGGTGGCGGTGCGGGCCAGCTTGACCGCCGCTTCGACGGCGTCGGCGCCGGTCGGGCCGCAGAACAGGATGCGCCCGTCGCGCAGGTGCTCGGGCAGGACGGCGAACAGCTGCTCGACGAACCGGTCCCGGACCGGCGTCGGCAGGTCCAGCGTGCTCAGCGGCGCATGGTCGTCGAGCACGTCGCGCAGCGCCTGGACGACGACCGGGTGGTGGTGGCCGAGGGCCAGCGCGCCGGCGCCGGCGAGGCAGTCGAGGTACTCGCGGCCGTGGTGGTCGCGGACGGTGGACCCTTCGGCCGACGCGAGCGCGACGGGCAGCCGACGCGGATAGGAGCGGGCGGAGGATTCTCGGCGGCGCTGGCGTTCCAGCAGGTCATCGGCGGTTTCGGCGGTTCCGGTTGCTGGTGGTTCGGCGAGCCTGAGACCCTCGTGGTACGCCACGGGCGCGGTCCTTTCACGGGGAATGATCGACAGTCAACTAGGTTTGCCTAACCTAACTCAGACTGCAAGCGATCTGGTCAGACCCCCGGGATCGGCGCGACCCCCGGCACCGTCACGTCCTGCGGGTCGTAGGCGATGCAGACGGCGGTCCGCTGCTCCGGCCACCCGTACTCGAGCGGATAGACGTAGATGTAGCCGACGATCGCGTCGGTGCTGACGGTGCTCGGCGGGTTCGTCCTCATCTCGTCCCGGCAGCGGCGGTCGGTCTCTTGACGCGCCGCCGGCTGCCCCGGGTAGGCACGGGCCTCGTCGCCGGTCCCGTCGCCGAGCTGGAAGACGGCGTAGATCTCGCCCTCGTGCGGGCCGGTGCACGGCACCACCGGCAGGTCGGCGGGCCTCGGCAGGTCGTCCGCATCGAGCCCGCTCAGCCCGTCGACGCACTCTCCGTCGGCGCGATCGGCCCACGAGACGCGCTCGCCGTCGTCGCGCAGGACCTGGGTCGGAGTGCCGCCGAGCACCAGGACGGCCGTCCACACGCCCGCTGCCACCATGCCGACGATGGCGTGCCAGCGGCCGTCCTGCCTCCGCTCGGCGACCTGGCCGAGCGCGATGACGCCGAAGATCAGCGCCAGCGGGATCAGCGGGAGCAGGCCGCACACCAGCGCGGCGATCGCGAACCCGTTCGTCCCGGGCGTCCGCTGATCGGGCGTCCACGGCGGCTGGCCGCCGCCCGGTGCGGGGCCGGTTGTCGGGAACGGCCCCTGATGCTGCGGGTACGGCCGGTATGGGGGGTGCGACCAGTCGGCACGCGAGCCCGCGGCCGCGTCGGACGGTCCCGGTGCGCCGGCTTCGTGGTCAGGCAGCCGGGTCCAGCCGGCGGACGGACCCCGGCGCGAGCCCTCCTCGGACGACGTCGGCGCGGCGGGCTCGGACATGGGGGCACGGTAGCGCCGGGCCCGGACTCAACGCGCGCTCGGCTCGGTCGCCACGTGACATGCCATACCTCTCGTGCGAAACGTCACAAAACGATAACCTCGGCGGACATCGGTCGATCTTGACTGGTCCTGCCCTGTCGGTCTGCGGAGAGGAACGCGTTCATGAGACGTACCGGTCACTCCCGTTCGAGTCGTCGCACCGTCATGCTGGCCGCGGCCGCCGTCCTGGCCGTCCCCGCGGCCGCCGTCCCCACCGCCGTGGGCGCGGCGTCGCCGTCGGCGTCGTCCACCGCGACCGCCGACCTACCCAGCGGCAACACCGCCTACCGGACGCTGGCCGACTACGAGGCCGACCTCGCTGAGCTGGTCGCCGACCACCCCGACCTCGTCAAACCGATCACGCTGCCCTACCCGACGACGTCCGGGCGCACCGTCCGCGGCGTCGAGATCAGCACGAACGTCAACGCCGACGACGGCAAGCCCACCTTCGTCGATGTCGGCATGCACCACGGCAACGAGTTCCCGAGCGGCGAGCTGACCATGGAGTTCGCCATCGACCTCGTCCAGCGCGCCGCCGCCGGCGACCGTTCGGTGACCCGGCTGCTGGACCGCGCCCGCGTCGTCGTCGTGCCGATCGTCAACGTCGACGGGTTCGTCCGCGGCCGCCGTCAGACCGACACCAACACCGACATGAACCGCAACTACGGCCTGGGCTGGCTGCCGATCTCCACCGGCGGCGCGGCCGCGTGGTCCGAGCCGGAGACGCGGAACATCGAGTGGCTGCTGTCGACCCGGCAGGCGACGGTGTTCAACACCCAGCACACCTGCATCCAGGTCGTCCTGTACCCGCCGCTGCAGCTCGCCGCCGGCCCTGCCCAGGACGTCGACCGGCTGCACGCCCTCGCGTCCGAGGTCGCGTCGATCTATGGCCCGGGCTACAAGGCGCTGCCGTCGGCGGAGGACTACGAGACGACCGGCGAGGCGATCGACTGGGCCTACTACGCCACCCGCGGGCTCGCGCTCACCACCGAGACGTGCCCCGACGCGGGTGTCGCGCGGACCTATGAGACGCAGGTGCTCGACGTGTACGACGAGCACCGCGATGCGATGACGACCATGCTCGCGACCGCCGCCGACCCCGCCCAGTACGCCGTCATCGACGGCAAGGGGCCGAAGGGCGCCGTGCTGCGCATCACCAAGGCGTTCGACATGTACACCAGCCCCTACGCCCAGCCCGACGGCGCCACCCGGCCGTCGTCGTTCACGACCACGCTGACGTCGGATCTCACGCTCGGGCGGAACGGCAAGTTCGAGTGGGCCGTGAACCCGTCGTACCGGCCGATCCCGGCGTACCAGGAAGACGGGATCCACGGGTTCCAGACCGGGTTCTACGAGGAGCCGTGGATCCTGACCTGCGAACGCCCCGACGGCACCGTCCTCCAGACCGTCCCCGTCAACGTCGACCTCGGCGAGACGGTCACCGTCGACCTCAAGCAGTGCCGCCGCGACTTCCACCGGTCGCGGCCGTAGGTCAGCAGCTTTCGACCCTCCGTGGTCATGGGCCGGCGTGCGAGCGTCGGCCCATGACCACGTTTCCCGTCGTGTTCGAGAGCAACGGCACGCTGCTGGCCGGCCGCGTGCACCGTGCCGGCGACGACCTGCTGGAGCGGCAGCCGGCCGTTCTCGTGACCGGCTCCTGGCTGACCGTCAAGGAACAGATGGCCGACCGGTACGCCGCCGAACTGGCCGCCCGCGGGTACACCGCCATCACGTTCGACTTCGCCGGCTTCGGCGAGAGCGGCGGCGAGCCCCGTCAGTTCGAGCTGCCGAGCCGCAAGATCGCCGACATCGTCGCGGCCGCCCGGTTCGCCTCGTCGCTGTCGTTCGTCCGGCCCGGCGGCCTCGGCTACGTCGGGGTGTGCGCGAGCGCCCAGTACGCGCTGGCGGCGATCGGTTCCGGCGCGCCTGTGACGTCGTTCGCCGGCGTCGCCGGCTGGTTCCACGACACCGAGTCGGTCGCCCCGTTCTACGGCGGCCCCGACGGCGTGCGGCTGCGTCTGGATCGGGCGGCCCTCGCGTTGGAGGAGCTCCGCCGCGACCGCACCGTCGTGACGGTGCCCGCCTATGCCGCCGGGTCCGACCGCGCCGGCATGTCCCTGGAGATGGACTACTACGCCAACCCGGCCCGCGGCGCCGTGCCGTCCTGGCGCAACGAGATGGCCGAGGCGTCGTGGCTGCCGTGGCTCACGTTCGACGGCCTGTCGGCGGCTGACGTCGTGGCAGCACCGACGCTGTTCGTCCACTCGGACGACTGCGTGTTCCCGTCGCACGTCGAGGCGCTGCGGTCGCGGCTGCGCGGGCCGGTGTCGGTCGCATGGGGTTCGGGGTCGCAGACCGACTTCTACGACCAGCCGGCCCAGGTCGCCTTCGCCGTCGAGGCGTTGGACGCGCACTTCGCGAAGACGCTGCCCGCCTGACGGTCCGGCGGCCGGCGATGGCGCGGACGTCGTCGTGGACGCGGCTGCGGCGCCCGCTTTGACAGCCGCTCCGACAGCCGCTCCGACAGCCTCCGTCCGTGCTGCCAGCCCGGCGCGCCGGAACAGCGGCCGGCCGTCGCTCCGGGGCTCAGCCGCCGTCGGCGTCGTCAGCGGAACCGTGAGCGGCGTAGTAGCGGCGCGACTTGTCGCGGCTGCCGCAGGTGGCCATGCTGCACCAGCGGCGCAGGCCGTTCTTGCTGGTGTCGAGGAACAGCCAGTGGCACGACGGGCAGTCGCCGAGGCGGTGCAGCGGTCCCCGCGTGAGCAGCCCGATCGCCGACGCCGCGACCTCCCAGATCAGCACCCGCAACGTCTGCGGCTGCGCCCACGACACCCGGAAGGTCTCGCCGTCGTCGACGAAGCGGCCGCGCGCGATGCCCTC
Protein-coding sequences here:
- a CDS encoding lysine N(6)-hydroxylase/L-ornithine N(5)-oxygenase family protein, with protein sequence MTHHDVIGVGLGPFNLGLAALLDPVGDVDAAFFEAAPRFAWHPGLMLPGTTLQVPFLADLVTLADPTSPWSFLNYLHERGRLYRFYFYERFHVPRAEYDAYARWVAESLPSCRFGTRVTAVEPDGGGWRVTVETAGGAVAQHTARSVVFGVGTRPSVPAVAREVLGADVFHTENYLTYREKAVTASAVTVVGSGQSAGEVVADLLEAGLPGGLTVDWFTRSRGFLPMEYSKLGLEHFTPEYTAYFHGLPPATRDELRAGQDLLYKGLSAETSERIYDLLYEATVDRADPPVVYAGSCELRSIEPSPLPGRRWRLGWHHRDQDRAFTRDTDVVVLGTGHEPAPLPVPSGLVALDDAGRPEVALDYRLTLASGAPSTLFAQNAELHTHGVGAPDLGLGAHRNSVIVNALAGREVYPVRDRTVYQSFGGPPA
- a CDS encoding GNAT family N-acetyltransferase; the protein is MTWSVTLPGATTELTFTPVRASDDTELIHDWMNRSHVVPWWQLGVSTPEIHAYLAGLTHLRPWLVSAGGVPFGYVETYVVAEDALAAHYPARPDDQGFHLLVGPLSMLGTGVPRLMGRAVLAWLLNRGERAVCEPDVRNGRMLAYCRRLGLTSLGEVDLPEKRAAVLACERAEFDARWPGDRAAVGVLA
- a CDS encoding IucA/IucC family siderophore biosynthesis protein; this translates as MSATYRHQLELPALLQLADAEPRPVGLAQLAVLLADTLPALRTEPLLTRVLDSAAAVAGYLDGRADEIDQLWSAEPLPFAATEQALLLGHLVHPTPKSRGELGAVERLRFSPETGGRFALRWLAVDRDLVRHGSALDTPAPELAEALLRDDPTVDHAALRATRDAVGGDRVLIPAHPYEADRLAADPVTADLFDTGAVVDLGAWGAPFLPTTSVRTVYRADAPWQLKFSLHVRVTNSMRVMLPKELDRAVESAALARTVIGEHTRQAAPHFVLVQDPAYLTVARDGATLDGFSVLLRENRWNHHGPSDVSALTTLCQDHPYGGSSRLAAIIAAISGREHRAEHVVAREWFGRFCDVVVRSLVRLYLDVGLCFEAHQQNTLVELTDGWPVRGVYRDSQGYFHRAAAHDDLVTVVPGLGEVTESIFPEDLADERLVYYLFVNLTLGVVNALGPCVDETVLLRHLRRVLTEERSRGGRYPATLLDRLLDDERWPCKANLLTRAHDMDELVGDISTQSVYVTLPNPLLGVGL
- a CDS encoding pyridoxal-dependent decarboxylase, producing the protein MSAPFFLDGSPAAHDALRDAVAEVLAVLAATDERGPFPSAGPARLRESAAAIEPLPDDAEPLGEVLADVGRTVLAQGARVTDPWCAAHLHPPTLLTAAAAEVAIAATNQSMDSYDQAPMATYVEDRLVGRLAALIGLPAVASGVLTSGGTASNLLGLLLARDHAAGGANVNGLPAGAARWRILASAGAHVSIRQAAAVLGLGRDAVVAVGTDDDGRMDVAALDRTLAQLGQTGGVPIAVVGTAGTTDTGAVDPLTALADRAAACGAWFHVDAAVGSALVLSDRLRPLVAGLERADSITADLHKLWWQPIGASALLVRAAASLGSVREPADYLNRTEDDDVLNLVDRSLDTSRRFDALKILVSLRATGRRRLAGLVEHLVDLAAMAGEAVRRGPGLELVAPPQTVTVLFRCRPDGVDEALLDQLNVDVQRRLLASGRAVVGRTRHRGRVALKLTFTNPLTSHDDVAALLAAISAEASAAVGVAA
- a CDS encoding diaminobutyrate--2-oxoglutarate transaminase family protein produces the protein MAYHEGLRLAEPPATGTAETADDLLERQRRRESSARSYPRRLPVALASAEGSTVRDHHGREYLDCLAGAGALALGHHHPVVVQALRDVLDDHAPLSTLDLPTPVRDRFVEQLFAVLPEHLRDGRILFCGPTGADAVEAAVKLARTATGRSGLVAFGGAYHGMTQGTLALTGRKAVKEPLGTLLPDVHHLPFPTAFRSPFGLEDGAAMAGRLVEWALADDLSGIATPAAVIAEPVQGEGGVHPMPATFAATVRRSTRAAGTVLIADEVQTGLGRTGDLWASDAIGLDPDVLVLSKAIGGGLPLAVVVHRGELDGWQPGAHAGTFRGQTLALAAGAATIREVVRAGLAQRAREAGRRLTEGLLTVAADDPRVGHVRGRGLMSGAELVDPGVVDADGVPVPDGWLAGRVQRAMLERGVIVEVGGTHDAVVRFLPPLVITDEEIDRVIDAFGAALRAVHADDGSER
- a CDS encoding DUF4190 domain-containing protein, with translation MSEPAAPTSSEEGSRRGPSAGWTRLPDHEAGAPGPSDAAAGSRADWSHPPYRPYPQHQGPFPTTGPAPGGGQPPWTPDQRTPGTNGFAIAALVCGLLPLIPLALIFGVIALGQVAERRQDGRWHAIVGMVAAGVWTAVLVLGGTPTQVLRDDGERVSWADRADGECVDGLSGLDADDLPRPADLPVVPCTGPHEGEIYAVFQLGDGTGDEARAYPGQPAARQETDRRCRDEMRTNPPSTVSTDAIVGYIYVYPLEYGWPEQRTAVCIAYDPQDVTVPGVAPIPGV
- a CDS encoding M14 family zinc carboxypeptidase is translated as MRRTGHSRSSRRTVMLAAAAVLAVPAAAVPTAVGAASPSASSTATADLPSGNTAYRTLADYEADLAELVADHPDLVKPITLPYPTTSGRTVRGVEISTNVNADDGKPTFVDVGMHHGNEFPSGELTMEFAIDLVQRAAAGDRSVTRLLDRARVVVVPIVNVDGFVRGRRQTDTNTDMNRNYGLGWLPISTGGAAAWSEPETRNIEWLLSTRQATVFNTQHTCIQVVLYPPLQLAAGPAQDVDRLHALASEVASIYGPGYKALPSAEDYETTGEAIDWAYYATRGLALTTETCPDAGVARTYETQVLDVYDEHRDAMTTMLATAADPAQYAVIDGKGPKGAVLRITKAFDMYTSPYAQPDGATRPSSFTTTLTSDLTLGRNGKFEWAVNPSYRPIPAYQEDGIHGFQTGFYEEPWILTCERPDGTVLQTVPVNVDLGETVTVDLKQCRRDFHRSRP
- a CDS encoding alpha/beta hydrolase gives rise to the protein MTTFPVVFESNGTLLAGRVHRAGDDLLERQPAVLVTGSWLTVKEQMADRYAAELAARGYTAITFDFAGFGESGGEPRQFELPSRKIADIVAAARFASSLSFVRPGGLGYVGVCASAQYALAAIGSGAPVTSFAGVAGWFHDTESVAPFYGGPDGVRLRLDRAALALEELRRDRTVVTVPAYAAGSDRAGMSLEMDYYANPARGAVPSWRNEMAEASWLPWLTFDGLSAADVVAAPTLFVHSDDCVFPSHVEALRSRLRGPVSVAWGSGSQTDFYDQPAQVAFAVEALDAHFAKTLPA
- a CDS encoding ABATE domain-containing protein, with protein sequence MTDVELVGNALCLDFANTVNARPVARRDWLASPQEVVTWARAAGHPVDGDPSLRFALPVARDLRETVFRVFQPLAHGERPAPDDLDVVHGLHTEGIARGRFVDDGETFRVSWAQPQTLRVLIWEVAASAIGLLTRGPLHRLGDCPSCHWLFLDTSKNGLRRWCSMATCGSRDKSRRYYAAHGSADDADGG